Proteins co-encoded in one Coregonus clupeaformis isolate EN_2021a chromosome 5, ASM2061545v1, whole genome shotgun sequence genomic window:
- the LOC121556929 gene encoding transport and Golgi organization protein 1 homolog, translating into MDVNEEVGLPEFGAPLPAMTMPDQGVTFFFTLFLGGLKDFLSSLAEEWFGATHPGVGWELTLPAALILFCVIFLWRTILAIKSRIYLLTETQLNAKIARLSKKKCDTMIKLSEMEIRLKDYDARVQRLRAYLQSSQEESQELEDMKKQLDIRSAEIEAFHLRLQERDERIQKLKAVVRPMEPLKEHHGGDARIPYATNTQSTNIKIEEKSEIKVTEMRDAALIKTTLEEVNRGLQDKNWQLEENNASLHQKLHITEKKYRQMLNKLTKALIQGKHAENQHIDTLQDKIQTISIKASAAEHALAMEKNEVALLRQRIVQLTSEKLKIDESVFLTKTTPKPLKTTKTNKPSLKTCKVLKAFKALIIFNKMKK; encoded by the exons ATGGATGTCAATGAAGAAGTAGGTCTACCGGAGTTTGGTGCTCCTTTGCCCGCCATGACGATGCCCGACCAAGGAGTGACCTTTTTCTTCACGCTTTTTCTTGGAGGACTAAAGGAT tttctctcctctctagcaGAGGAATGGTTTGGAGCAACCCATCCTGGAGTGGGATGggagctcactctccctgcaGCTCTGATTTTGTTTTGTGTGATATTCCTATGGAGGACCATCCTTGCG ATCAAAAGCAGGATATATCTAT TGACTGAGACACAGCTAAACGCGAAAATCGCCCGGCTATCAAAAAAGAAATGTGACACAATGATTAAATTGTCTGAAATGGAGATACGG TTGAAGGACTATGACGCACGGGTGCAAAGGTTGCGGGCATACCTGCAGTCCTCTCAGGAGGAGAGTCAGGAGCTGGAG GATATGAAGAAACAGTTGGACATCAGATCTGCAGAAATTGAGGCATTTCATCTACGACTCCAGGAGCGTGATGAACGTATACAGAAACTGAAAGCTGTT GTGCGACCGATGGAACCACTGAAAGAGCATCACGGTGGGGATGCCAGGATCCCCTATGCCACCAACACCCAATCTACCA ATATCAAGATTGAAGAAAAGAGTGAGATCAAGGTCACTGAGATGAGGGATGCGGCCCTA ATCAAAACCACACTGGAGGAGGTGAACAGGGGTCTTCAGG ACAAAAATTGGCAGCTTGAAGAGAACAATGCCTCTCTACATCAAAAGCTCCATATCACTGAGAAGAAATATAGACAGATGCTAAACAAGCT GACCAAAGCCCTGATTCAAGGCAAACATGCGGAAAATCAACAT ATTGACACGCTACAAGACAAAATCCAGACCATATCT ATTAAAGCCTCTGCTGCCGAGCATGCTCTGGCCATGGAGAAGAATGAGGTAGCGCTACTCCGCCAGAG GATTGTTCAACTAACCTCAGAGAAGCTGAAAATAGATGAATCTGTGTTCCTGACCAAGACCACCCCCAAGCCCCTTAAAACAACCAAGACCAACAAGCCCTCCTTGAAAACCTGCAAAGTTCTGAAAGCCTTCAAAGCACTAATTATCTTCAATAAAATGAAGAAATGA